The following proteins are co-located in the Phocoena phocoena chromosome 1, mPhoPho1.1, whole genome shotgun sequence genome:
- the NIT1 gene encoding deaminated glutathione amidase isoform X3, whose product MAVSSSSWELPLVAVCQVTSTPDKEQNFITCAELIREAARLGACLAFLPEAFDFIARNPEETLHLSEPLGGNLLGEYTQLARECGLWLSLGGFHERGQDWEQTQKIYNCHVILNNKGSVVATYRKTHLCDVEIPGQGPMHESNSTIPGPSLESPISTPAGKIGLAICYDMRFPELSLALVQAGAEILTYPSAFGSVTGPAHWEVLLRARAIESQCYVVAAAQCGRHHEKRASYGHSMVVDPWGTVVARCSEGPGLCLARIDLNYLRRLRQHLPVFQHRRPELYGHLGHPLS is encoded by the exons ATGgctgtctcctcttcctcctgggaaCTACCCCTGGTGGCTGTGTGCCAGGTAACATCGACACCAGACAAGGAGCAGAACTTTATAACATGTGCTGAGCTGATTCGGGAGGCTGCCAGACTGGGCGCTTGCCTGGCTTTCCTGCCTGAGGCATTTGACTTCATTGCACGGAACCCTGAAGAGACGCTTCACCTGTCTGAGCCACTGGGTGGGAACCTTTTGGGAGAATATACCCAGCTTGCCAG GGAATGTGGACTCTGGCTGTCCTTGGGTGGTTTCCATGAGCGTGGCCAAGACTGGGAGCAGACTCAGAAAATCTACAATTGTCATGTGATTCTGAACAACAAGG GGTCAGTAGTGGCCACGTATAGGAAGACGCATCTGTGTGACGTAGAGATTCCAGGGCAGGGGCCTATGCATGAAAGCAACTCTACCATACCTGGGCCCAGTCTTGAGTCTCCTATCAGCACACCAGCAGGCAAG ATTGGTCTAGCTATCTGCTATGACATGCGGTTCCCTGAACTCTCTCTGGCATTGGTTCAGGCTGGAGCAGAAATACTTACCTACCCTTCAGCGTTTGGATCTGTTACAGGCCCAGCCCATTGGGAG GTGTTGCTGCGGGCCCGCGCCATTGAAAGCCAGTGCTACGTAGTGGCAGCAGCACAGTGTGGACGCCACCACGAGAAGAGAGCAAGTTACGGCCATAGCATGGTGGTAGATCCCTGGGGAACAGTGGTGGCCCGCTGCTCTGAAGGACCAGGCCTCTGCCTTGCCCGAATTGACCTCAATTATCTGCGACGGTTGCGCCAACACCTGCCTGTGTTCCAGCATCGTAGGCCTGAACTCTATGGCCATCTGGGTCACCCACTGTCTTAA
- the NIT1 gene encoding deaminated glutathione amidase isoform X2 produces MTCELQKHLTEERGFNLILRAMAVSSSSWELPLVAVCQVTSTPDKEQNFITCAELIREAARLGACLAFLPEAFDFIARNPEETLHLSEPLGGNLLGEYTQLARECGLWLSLGGFHERGQDWEQTQKIYNCHVILNNKGSVVATYRKTHLCDVEIPGQGPMHESNSTIPGPSLESPISTPAGKIGLAICYDMRFPELSLALVQAGAEILTYPSAFGSVTGPAHWEVLLRARAIESQCYVVAAAQCGRHHEKRASYGHSMVVDPWGTVVARCSEGPGLCLARIDLNYLRRLRQHLPVFQHRRPELYGHLGHPLS; encoded by the exons ATGACTTGTGAACTGCAGAAACATTTGACTGAGGAAAGAGGCTTCAATTTAAT ACTCAGAGCCATGgctgtctcctcttcctcctgggaaCTACCCCTGGTGGCTGTGTGCCAGGTAACATCGACACCAGACAAGGAGCAGAACTTTATAACATGTGCTGAGCTGATTCGGGAGGCTGCCAGACTGGGCGCTTGCCTGGCTTTCCTGCCTGAGGCATTTGACTTCATTGCACGGAACCCTGAAGAGACGCTTCACCTGTCTGAGCCACTGGGTGGGAACCTTTTGGGAGAATATACCCAGCTTGCCAG GGAATGTGGACTCTGGCTGTCCTTGGGTGGTTTCCATGAGCGTGGCCAAGACTGGGAGCAGACTCAGAAAATCTACAATTGTCATGTGATTCTGAACAACAAGG GGTCAGTAGTGGCCACGTATAGGAAGACGCATCTGTGTGACGTAGAGATTCCAGGGCAGGGGCCTATGCATGAAAGCAACTCTACCATACCTGGGCCCAGTCTTGAGTCTCCTATCAGCACACCAGCAGGCAAG ATTGGTCTAGCTATCTGCTATGACATGCGGTTCCCTGAACTCTCTCTGGCATTGGTTCAGGCTGGAGCAGAAATACTTACCTACCCTTCAGCGTTTGGATCTGTTACAGGCCCAGCCCATTGGGAG GTGTTGCTGCGGGCCCGCGCCATTGAAAGCCAGTGCTACGTAGTGGCAGCAGCACAGTGTGGACGCCACCACGAGAAGAGAGCAAGTTACGGCCATAGCATGGTGGTAGATCCCTGGGGAACAGTGGTGGCCCGCTGCTCTGAAGGACCAGGCCTCTGCCTTGCCCGAATTGACCTCAATTATCTGCGACGGTTGCGCCAACACCTGCCTGTGTTCCAGCATCGTAGGCCTGAACTCTATGGCCATCTGGGTCACCCACTGTCTTAA
- the DEDD gene encoding death effector domain-containing protein isoform X1, translating to MAGLKRRASQVWPEEHGEQEHGLYSLHRMFDIVGTHLTHRDVRVLSFLFVDVIDDHERGLIRNGRDFLLALERQGRCDESNFRQVLQLLRIITRHDLLPYVTLKRRRAVCPDLVDKYLEETSIRYVTPRALSDPEPRPPHPPKTVPPHYPVVCCPTSGPQMCSKRPARGRATLGSQRKRRKSVTPDPKEKQTCDIRLRVRAEYCQHETALQGNVFSNKQDPLERQFERFNQANTILKSRDLGSIICDIKFSELTYLDAFWRDYINGSLLEALKGVFITDSLKQAVGHEAIKLLVNVDEEDYELGRQKLLRNLMLQALP from the exons ATGGCGGGCCTAAAGCGGAGGGCAAGCCAGGTGTGGCCCGAAGAGCATGGTGAGCAAGAGCATGGGCTGTATAGCCTGCATCGCATGTTTGACATCGTGGGCACCCACCTGACACACAGAGACGTACgagttctttccttcctctttgttGATGTCATTGATGACCACGAGCGTGGCCTCATCCGAAATGGACGTGACTTCTTATTGGCGCTGGAGCGCCAGGGCCGCTGTGATGAGAGTAACTTTCGCCAGGTGCTGCAACTGCTGCGCATCATCACTCGCCATGACCTGCTGCCCTACGTCACCCTCAAGAGGAGACGGGCTG TGTGCCCTGATCTTGTAGACAAATATCTGGAAGAGACATCAATTCGCTATGTGACACCCAGAGCCCTCAGCGATCCAGAACCgaggcctccccacccccctaaAACAG TGCCTCCCCACTATCCTGTGGTGTGCTGCCCCACTTCGGGCCCTCAGATGTGTAGCAAGCGGCCAGCTCGAGGGAGAGCCACACTTGGGAGCCAGCGAAAACGCCGGAAGTCAGTGACACCAGATCCCAAGGAAAAGCAGACATGCG ACATCAGACTGCGGGTTCGGGCTGAATACTGCCAGCATGAGACTGCTCTGCAGGGCAACGTCTTCTCTAACAAGCAGGACCCACTTGAGCGCCAGTTTGAGCGCTTTAACCAGGCCAACACCATCCTCAAGTCCCGGGACCTGGGCTCCATCATCTGTGACATCAAGTTCTCTGAGCTCACCTACCTCGATGCATTCTGGCGCGACTATATCAATGGCTCATTACTAGAGGCACTTAAAGGTGTCTTCATCACAGACTCCCTCAAGCAGGCTGTGGGCCACGAGGCCATCAAGCTGCTGGTGAATGTGGACGAGGAGGACTATGAGCTGGGCCGACAGAAACTCCTGAGGAACTTGATGCTGCAAGCATTGCCCTGA
- the DEDD gene encoding death effector domain-containing protein isoform X2, translating into MAGLKRRASQVWPEEHGEQEHGLYSLHRMFDIVGTHLTHRDVRVLSFLFVDVIDDHERGLIRNGRDFLLALERQGRCDESNFRQVLQLLRIITRHDLLPYVTLKRRRADKYLEETSIRYVTPRALSDPEPRPPHPPKTVPPHYPVVCCPTSGPQMCSKRPARGRATLGSQRKRRKSVTPDPKEKQTCDIRLRVRAEYCQHETALQGNVFSNKQDPLERQFERFNQANTILKSRDLGSIICDIKFSELTYLDAFWRDYINGSLLEALKGVFITDSLKQAVGHEAIKLLVNVDEEDYELGRQKLLRNLMLQALP; encoded by the exons ATGGCGGGCCTAAAGCGGAGGGCAAGCCAGGTGTGGCCCGAAGAGCATGGTGAGCAAGAGCATGGGCTGTATAGCCTGCATCGCATGTTTGACATCGTGGGCACCCACCTGACACACAGAGACGTACgagttctttccttcctctttgttGATGTCATTGATGACCACGAGCGTGGCCTCATCCGAAATGGACGTGACTTCTTATTGGCGCTGGAGCGCCAGGGCCGCTGTGATGAGAGTAACTTTCGCCAGGTGCTGCAACTGCTGCGCATCATCACTCGCCATGACCTGCTGCCCTACGTCACCCTCAAGAGGAGACGGGCTG ACAAATATCTGGAAGAGACATCAATTCGCTATGTGACACCCAGAGCCCTCAGCGATCCAGAACCgaggcctccccacccccctaaAACAG TGCCTCCCCACTATCCTGTGGTGTGCTGCCCCACTTCGGGCCCTCAGATGTGTAGCAAGCGGCCAGCTCGAGGGAGAGCCACACTTGGGAGCCAGCGAAAACGCCGGAAGTCAGTGACACCAGATCCCAAGGAAAAGCAGACATGCG ACATCAGACTGCGGGTTCGGGCTGAATACTGCCAGCATGAGACTGCTCTGCAGGGCAACGTCTTCTCTAACAAGCAGGACCCACTTGAGCGCCAGTTTGAGCGCTTTAACCAGGCCAACACCATCCTCAAGTCCCGGGACCTGGGCTCCATCATCTGTGACATCAAGTTCTCTGAGCTCACCTACCTCGATGCATTCTGGCGCGACTATATCAATGGCTCATTACTAGAGGCACTTAAAGGTGTCTTCATCACAGACTCCCTCAAGCAGGCTGTGGGCCACGAGGCCATCAAGCTGCTGGTGAATGTGGACGAGGAGGACTATGAGCTGGGCCGACAGAAACTCCTGAGGAACTTGATGCTGCAAGCATTGCCCTGA
- the NIT1 gene encoding deaminated glutathione amidase isoform X1: protein MLGFIIRPPHQLLSLLLCPGLRIPRLSVLCAQPRLRAMAVSSSSWELPLVAVCQVTSTPDKEQNFITCAELIREAARLGACLAFLPEAFDFIARNPEETLHLSEPLGGNLLGEYTQLARECGLWLSLGGFHERGQDWEQTQKIYNCHVILNNKGSVVATYRKTHLCDVEIPGQGPMHESNSTIPGPSLESPISTPAGKIGLAICYDMRFPELSLALVQAGAEILTYPSAFGSVTGPAHWEVLLRARAIESQCYVVAAAQCGRHHEKRASYGHSMVVDPWGTVVARCSEGPGLCLARIDLNYLRRLRQHLPVFQHRRPELYGHLGHPLS from the exons AT GTTGGGCTTCATCATCAGGCCTCCTCACCAGCTCCTGTCCCTTCTTTTGTGTCCTGGACTCCGGATACCTCGACTCTCAGTACTTTGTGCTCAGCCCAG ACTCAGAGCCATGgctgtctcctcttcctcctgggaaCTACCCCTGGTGGCTGTGTGCCAGGTAACATCGACACCAGACAAGGAGCAGAACTTTATAACATGTGCTGAGCTGATTCGGGAGGCTGCCAGACTGGGCGCTTGCCTGGCTTTCCTGCCTGAGGCATTTGACTTCATTGCACGGAACCCTGAAGAGACGCTTCACCTGTCTGAGCCACTGGGTGGGAACCTTTTGGGAGAATATACCCAGCTTGCCAG GGAATGTGGACTCTGGCTGTCCTTGGGTGGTTTCCATGAGCGTGGCCAAGACTGGGAGCAGACTCAGAAAATCTACAATTGTCATGTGATTCTGAACAACAAGG GGTCAGTAGTGGCCACGTATAGGAAGACGCATCTGTGTGACGTAGAGATTCCAGGGCAGGGGCCTATGCATGAAAGCAACTCTACCATACCTGGGCCCAGTCTTGAGTCTCCTATCAGCACACCAGCAGGCAAG ATTGGTCTAGCTATCTGCTATGACATGCGGTTCCCTGAACTCTCTCTGGCATTGGTTCAGGCTGGAGCAGAAATACTTACCTACCCTTCAGCGTTTGGATCTGTTACAGGCCCAGCCCATTGGGAG GTGTTGCTGCGGGCCCGCGCCATTGAAAGCCAGTGCTACGTAGTGGCAGCAGCACAGTGTGGACGCCACCACGAGAAGAGAGCAAGTTACGGCCATAGCATGGTGGTAGATCCCTGGGGAACAGTGGTGGCCCGCTGCTCTGAAGGACCAGGCCTCTGCCTTGCCCGAATTGACCTCAATTATCTGCGACGGTTGCGCCAACACCTGCCTGTGTTCCAGCATCGTAGGCCTGAACTCTATGGCCATCTGGGTCACCCACTGTCTTAA